A genomic window from Yarrowia lipolytica chromosome 1D, complete sequence includes:
- a CDS encoding uncharacterized protein (Compare to YALI0D06996g, no similarity), producing MLLLNMLSLLPVALAYNTFQNAAIVDPATFSATTEDGQVLLIDTYNFKTWSMDDRQYVGQWNPFDKLRTRANDTGMVMLSHFRDESGNFVGSYDDKTGEITNSGRVVGHANDTGFFDVTGTRRGLAKDNSTRQFYAPDQSFIGGVFVEPKVGPGSSGFTWDDLNKDYKDIAATIGPQAGIVRDLSGLLSPRTRFYIRNPQFGDGAEMVYIRNNTMDTLQIETDYTIQLNLSHISFNYTLNVNTGKFDFGPDGEAFIQYSNSSVVADGELWGDFLKQTGVGNETKTIKSDLDLSPIANLSFVDSDQKPIGGVYNLDVILDTNNNLMYAINPNTMVVSDASGKAVGSLNVTDYSLLSNDNKTVLGQIVLKHDKIDNDTVLDNPAPASSTAANGAGSTLPTAAAALVIPFFLLMV from the coding sequence CATGCTCTCTCTGCTGCCTGTGGCGCTCGCCTACAACACGTTCCAGAACGCGGCCATCGTCGACCCCGCGACCTTCTCAGCCACCACTGAGGACGGGCAGGTTCTGCTCATCGACACGTACAACTTCAAGACGTGGTCGATGGACGACCGACAGTACGTGGGCCAGTGGAACCCCTTCGACAAGCTGCGAACTAGAGCCAACGACACGGGAATGGTGATGCTGTCGCATTTCCGAGACGAGTCCGGCAACTTTGTGGGCTCTTACGACGACAAGACCGGCGAAATCACCAACTCGGGCCGAGTTGTGGGCCATGCCAACGACACGGGCTTCTTCGACGTGACCGGAACCCGACGAGGActggccaaggacaacTCCACCCGCCAGTTCTATGCACCGGACCAGTCGTTCATTGGCGGCGTGTTTGTGGAGCCCAAGGTCGGCCCTGGCTCCAGCGGATTCACCTGGGACgacctcaacaaggactaCAAGGATATCGCAGCTACCATTGGCCCCCAGGCTGGAATTGTGCGAGATCTGAGCGGCCTTCTCTCCCCTCGAACTCGATTCTACATTCGTAATCCCCagtttggagatggagccgAAATGGTTTACATTCGAAACAACACTATGGATACCCTGCAGATCGAAACCGACTACACCATCCAACTCAACCTGTCGCATATTAGCTTCAACTACACTCTGAACGTGAACACGGGCAAGTTTGACTTTGGACCCGATGGAGAGGCCTTCATCCAGTACTCCAACAGCTCTGTGGTTGCCGACGGAGAGCTTTGGGGCGACTTCCTGAAACAGACCGGGGTTGGAAACGAAACCAAGACCATTAAGTCTGATCTGGACCTGTCTCCTATTGCTAATCTGTCCTTTGTCGACTCGGACCAGAAACCCATTGGAGGAGTATATAACCTGGACGTGATCCTTGATACAAACAACAACCTGATGTACGCCATCAACCCTAACACTATGGTGGTTTCCGACGCTTCTGGTAAAGCTGTGGGATCCTTGAACGTGACAGATTACTCCCTTCTGTCTAACGACAACAAGACTGTTCTTGGGCAGATTGTTCTGAAGCACGACAAGATTGATAACGATACTGTTCTCGACAaccctgctcctgcttcgTCCACCGCCGCCAATGGAGCTGGATCTACTCTTCCCACTGCCGCTGCCGCCTTGGTCATTCCATTCTTTTTGCTAATGGTGTAA